The genome window CAGGGCGGGGAGCGTTAGGGGGTGTGCTGTGAATATCCCTAAGCCCATTCTACAAGACAAGCTGACCTTCCTCTCGCACTTCCCCCACAACCAGCGGGCCACCGCCACTAACTTTCTGCTCGAAGCCGTCCGCGCCGGCTGCAACGAACCTAACCAGGTGGTGGGCTACGCCCTTGAAACGGCGTGCCGCCGTTGCCACCTCGAGGCCGCGCAAACCCTGCGGTTGCTCTCCCACCTTGACCCCGAGGCCCTGTTAGCCGGGGCACGCTGGGCTTTGTGGTGGGAGAGTCTGTCCCCCGAGGAGAAGCGCCGTTTTCGGGAGGGGCGGGCTGAGGAAGCCATAGAGCGCTGGATGGCAGAACAGCCCCCGACCGAGAAACAGCTACGCTACCTCGCCAGTCTGGGCTACCGTGGGCCGACACCCGCTAATCGGCTCGAGGCTTCCCGGCTGATTGACGAGCTTGTGAAGGGGGTGCGCCATGCCTAGCCCCCTACAAGCCGCTAGCATCCCCCCCTCTTTGCGCCCGCTGAAGCAGTGGGTGCTCTGGCGCTACGAGGTGCGGGGTGGCGAGAAAACCAAAGTCCCCTTCCGCCCCTCCAGCGTGAAAGCCAAGAGCAACGACCCTGCCACATGGGTTGATTTTGAAAGCGCCGTGAAGGCCTTTGAGCGGGGCGGCTTCGATGGGGTGGGCTTCGTCTTCGCCAAGGATGGCGGCATCGTGGGGGTTGATTTGGACTGGAAAGGCTGGGCCGGGGAGGGCGTGCCCCTCGAGGTTCAGACCATCGTAGATCGGCTGAACTCTTACACCGAGTGGAGCCCGAGCCGGAAGGGCTGCCACATCCTGCTAAGGGGCAAGCTGCCAGCCGGGATTGGCAAAAAAGAGCATCTAGCGCCCGGTGTAGACCTCGAGGTGTACGACCGCGTGAGGTTTTTCACCGTGACCGGGGAGCGCTGGGAAGGCTACCCCGCTGACCTAGAGGAGCGTCAAGCCGAACTCGAGGCCCTGTTAGCTGAACTCTTCCCCCCACGAGAGAGAAAGCGCCCGCTGCCCGAGCCCCCACCCCCACCACCGAGGGAGGTCAGGATAGGGGGCTCTCCCAGGAGGCTCACCGCGCTGCTAGGCGCTTACGCAGAGGCGGTGAGAACGGCTCAACAGGGTACCCGGCACAATACCTTGATTGGTTACGCCCGTGCCGCCGGTGGATTGGTGCCGCACGGATTAGACCCCCAGGAAGCGGAAGAGGCCCTGGTAGCCGCTGCCCTCGAGGCCGGACTACCCGAGGCCGAGGCCCGAGCAGCGGTGCGGTGGGGGCTCGAGGTGGGCCGCTCCCATCCCCTTTACCTGGAGGACGCTCACGCTTACCAACCCTCTACCTACCGGGCCCGTGTCTACAAACGGCTGAGGAGGTGGGTATGACCTTCCCCGACCTGCTCAAGAAGGTGGAAGGGGCCCGAG of Meiothermus sp. contains these proteins:
- a CDS encoding DNA primase, with amino-acid sequence MPSPLQAASIPPSLRPLKQWVLWRYEVRGGEKTKVPFRPSSVKAKSNDPATWVDFESAVKAFERGGFDGVGFVFAKDGGIVGVDLDWKGWAGEGVPLEVQTIVDRLNSYTEWSPSRKGCHILLRGKLPAGIGKKEHLAPGVDLEVYDRVRFFTVTGERWEGYPADLEERQAELEALLAELFPPRERKRPLPEPPPPPPREVRIGGSPRRLTALLGAYAEAVRTAQQGTRHNTLIGYARAAGGLVPHGLDPQEAEEALVAAALEAGLPEAEARAAVRWGLEVGRSHPLYLEDAHAYQPSTYRARVYKRLRRWV